Below is a genomic region from Myxococcus guangdongensis.
TGAGGTCGGCGCGGTTGAGGTAGCCCCAGGCGAGGCCGTCACCACCGACGAAGAGCTCGCCAGGGACGCCAGGAGGAAGAGGCTGGAGGGCGGAGTCGAGGACGAAGGCGGAGGAGTTGGAGAGAGGGGCGCCGATGGGGACGGAGCGGGAGACTGAGTCGCCGTGGCGCAGGGAGTGGGTGGCGGAGAAGGTGGTGTTCTCGGTGGGGCCGTAGCCGTTGACGAGGACGTGGCCTTCAGGGAGGCGAGCGAGGTGCTCCCGGACGCGGTGAGGCGGAAGCACGTCGCCACCGGCGAGCACCTGGCGGACGCCGGCAATGGCCTCGGGCTGGTGGGCCACCATCTGCTCGAAGAGAGCGGCCGTCAGCCAGAGAGAGGAGACCTTCTCGCGGACGAGGACGGCGCCCAACTCCTCGAGAGAGAGGGAGTGAGGAGGCGCGAGGACGAGCTTGGCTCCGTGGAGGAGCGCGCCCCAGATTTCGAGGGTGGAGGCATCGAAGGCGACGGGAGCGGCGTGGAGCCAGACTTCCGAAGCGCCGAAGCGGATGAAGGAAGAAGAGACGAGGCGAGTGACGCCGCGGTGAGGAACGCAGACGCCCTTGGGCTCGCCGGTGGAGCCCGAGGTGAACATGACGTAGGCGAGGTCATCGCCCGTCACCTCGGAGGCAATCGGCGTCGTGGGCCTGCGAGAGATGCGAGAGGCCTCCTCATCGACGATGAGGAGGACGGCGCCGAAGGCAGGCAAGTCATCCGCGACGTCGGAGTGGGAGATGAGAACGCCCGCAGCGGACTCTCGGAGGACGAAGGAGAGGCGCTCGGAGGGCCAGGCCTTGTCGAGGGGGACGTAGGACGCACCGGCCTTGAGGACGGCCAGGAGGGAGACGATGAGGTCGGCGGAGCGGTCGAGGCGGACGGCGACGCGAGAGCCAGGGAGGACACCCAAGGCGCGCAGGTGGTGCGCGAGCTGGTTGGAGCGCTCCTCGAGCTGCGAGTAGGTGACGACCTCATCCCCCGAGACAACAGCGACGGCATCGGGCGAACGGGCCACCTGCTGCTCGAACAGCGCATGCACGCTCGCGCTGCGCGGATACGCCCGGGCGGTCTCGTTCCACGTCGAGAGCACTTGTTGCTTCTCGTGAGCGCTCAGTGCCGAGAGCGTGCTCAGTGACTGTTCGGGCTGAGCGACAGCTGTCTCGAGCAGCACGGCGAAGTGGCGAAGCAGGCCCTGCATGGTGGCCGCTTCGAACAGGTCGGTGTTGTAGTTGAGGACGCCCGAGAACCGGTCGCCTTCATCGAACAACAGGCTGAAGTCATACTTCGATGTATTGATTTCAGCGGGAACGGGCTCGAGCACCAGTCCCGCCAGCGCGAGGGCCGCCTCGGGTGCGTTCTGGAGCGTGAGAGTGACCTGGAACAGGGGCGAGCGGCTCAGGTCACGCTGAGGCTGCAGCTCCTCGACGAGCTTCTCGAACGGGACGTCCTGGTGCTCGTAGGCGGCGAGGGTGTTCAGGCGCACCTGTCCCAGCAGCTCGCGGAACGACTGCTTGCCATCGAGCTGGGAACGGAAGACGAGCGTGTTGACGAAGAAGCCGATGAGGCCTTCGGTCTCGGAGCGGTTGCGGTTGGCGACGGGGGAGCCGACCGAGATGTCGTCCTGACCTGAGTACTTGGAGAGCAGGAGCTGGAAGGAGGCCAGCAGAACCATGAAGGGCGTGGCGCCCTCGCGCTGGGCCAGCGCCTTGACGGCCTGAGTGAGCTCCCGGGAGAGCTCGATGGGGAGCACAGCACCGCGGTAGGACTGAATGGCGGGGCGAGGCTTGTCGGTGGGCAGCTCGAGCGCGGAGGAGGCGCCCGCGAGCTGGTGACGCCACCAGTCGAGCTCGGAGGCGAGGACGTCGCCGTGGAGCCACTGACGCTGCCAGACGGAGAAGTCGGCGTACTGGATGGGCAGGGGCGCGAGCTGCGCGGCCTCTCCACCGGAGAACTGACGGTAGAGGGCGGCGAGTTCACGCAGGATGACGGCAATGGACCAGCCGTCGGAAGCGATGTGATGAACGGTGACGAGCAGCAGATGCTGCGACTCGGTCAGGCGGACGAGTGACGCACGGACCACGGGCCCATGTGCGAGATCGAACGGGCGCAGCGCCTCCTGCGTGGCCAGCCGTTGGGCCTCGTCATCTCGCTCCTGTTCCGAGCGCGAGGAGAGGTCGGTGACCGGCAGCTCCAGAGAGAAGTCCCGGTCGATGAGCTGAACGGGCTGGCCTTCGTGAACGGAGAAGCGGGTGCGCAGAGCCTCATGTCGCTGGATGAGCGAGTTGAGGGAGAGGCGCAGTGCGTTCACATCGAGCGAGCCGGAGAGCTTGAGGACCCAGGGGATGTTGTAGGTGGAAGAGCCGGGCTGGAGTTGGTCGAGGAACCAGAGGCGCTGCTGAGCGAAGGAGAGAGGAAGCGGCTGGGAGCGGTCGACCGGGACGAGGGGAGGCTGGCGGGACGCGGTGCTGTGCTGCTCCAGGCGCTGAGCGAGGAGGGCGACGGTGGGCGCGGCGAAGAGCTCACCGAGGGGCAGCTCGACGCTGAAGGAGGAGCGGATGCGAGAGACGACCTGAGTGGCGAGGAGGGAGTGGCCACCGAGTTCGAAGAAGTCGCCGTGGAGGCTGACGCGCTCGAGGCCGAGGACGTCGGCGAAGATGGAGGCGAGGCGAGCCTGAGCGGGAGTGGAGGGCTCGACGAACTCGTCGGCGGAGGAAGCCGAGGCGAAGTCGGGAGCAGGGAGCGATTTCCTGTCGAGCTTGCCGTTGGCGGAGAGAGGGAAGGCCGACAGCGAGACGAAAGCCGAGGGCACCATGTACTCGGGCAGCCGCTGCTGGAGGAAGCCCTTGAGTGAGGTGGTGTCGACGGTCTGCTCATCCGCGGGGATGAAGTAGGCGACGAGACGCTTGTCACCGGGGACGTCCTCACGAGCGAGGACGACAGCCTCCTGGATGCCAGAGAAGAGGCGCAGAGCGGCCTCGACTTCACCGAGCTCGATGCGGAAGCCACGAATCTTCACCTGGAAGTCGTTGCGACCGAGGAACTCGAGGGAGCCGTCGGAGAGCCAGCGGGCCTTGTCACCGGTGCGGTAGAGGCGAGCGCCGGGGGAGCTGCTGAAGGGGTGCGGGACGAAGCGCTCGGCGGTGAGGTCGGCGCGGTTGAGGTAGCCCCAGGCGAGGCCGTCACCACCGACGAAGAGCTCGCCAGGGACACCAGGAGGAAGAGGCTGGAGGGCGGAGTCGAGGACGAAGGCGGAGGAGTTGGAGAGAGGGGCGCCGATGGGGACGGAGCGGGAGACTGAGTCGCCGTGGC
It encodes:
- a CDS encoding non-ribosomal peptide synthetase translates to IGRPVANTRLYVLDSHGQPSPVGVPGELFIGGVQVGLGYWRSPHLTAERFIPDAFSDSPGARLYRTGDLARWLPDGTLEYLGRSDFQVKLRGFRIELGEVENALRSVPSVSDAVVTVRDEARLVAYLVSTSQDASALREALSQRLPEYMVPSAFVFLDALPLSPSGKVDRKALPSPDFVAVAREFVAPRTPTEQFLASLFASVLRVEQVGATDHFFELGGHSLLGTRLVAQLRSATGVTLPLRDLFEAPTVELLAKRLGALSQGASEGEAKLAPVSRTGVIPLSFAQQRLWFLDQLQPGTASYNLPAALRLKGSLDVAALRQSLRALVQRHEVLRTHFVVRDSQPIQLIRPDAEVELPVVDLGGLDGQPREEEARRLMREEALRPFDLARGPLVRASLLRLDARQHLLLVTVHHIISDGWSTEIMVRELGAFYRQFSGGEAAQLASLPIQYADFSVWQRQWLDGARLRGELDWWREQLTGAPSALELPTDRPRPAAQTERGAVLPIELSGSLSNAVKALAQREGATPFMVLLAAWQLVLSRYSGQDDVSVGSPIANRNRAETEGLVGFFVNTLVLRSRIDTQRTFRELLGQVRLSTLAAYEHQDVPFEKLVEELQPQRDLSRSPLFQVTLTLQNTPSATLTLPGITLTQLPPDLETSKFDISLLLEEGSSGFAGVFNYNTDLFDAATIEGLSRHLSVLLTEAVSTPDTQLARLPLLTSAEKQQVLSTWNETARAYPRSASVHALFEQQVARSPDAVAVVSEDEAVTYSQLEERSNQLAHHLRALGVLPGSRVAVRLDRSADLIVSLLAVLKAGAAYVPLDKAWPSERLSFVLRESAAGVLISHSDVADDLPAFGAVLLIVDEEASRISRRPTTPIASEVTGDDLAYVMFTSGSTGEPKGVCVPHRGVTRLVSSSFIRFGASEVWLHAAPVAFDASTLEIWGALLHGSKLVLAPPHSLSLEELGAVLVREKVSSLWLTAALFEQIVAHQPVALSGVRQVLAGGDVLPPHRVREHLARLPEGHVLVNGYGPTENTTFSATHSLRHGDSVSRSVPIGAPLSNSSAFVLDSALQPLPPGVPGELFVGGDGLAWGYLNRADLTAERFVPHPFSSSPGARLYRTGDKARWLSDGSLEFLGRNDFQVKIRGFRIELGEVEAALRLFSGIQEAVVLAREDVPGDKRLVAYFIPADEQTVDTTSLKGFLQQRLPEYMVPSAFVSLSAFPLSANGKLDRKSLPAPDFASASSADEFVEPSTPAQARLASIFADVLGLERVSLHGDFFELGGHSLLATQVVSRIRSSFSVELPLGELFAAPTVALLAQRLEQHSTASRQPPLVPVDRSQPLPLSFAQQRLWFLDQLQPGSSTYNIPWVLKLSGSLDVNALRLSLNSLIQRHEALRTRFSVHEGQPVQLIDRDFSLELPVTDLSSRSEQERDDEAQRLATQEALRPFDLAHGPVVRASLVRLTESQHLLLVTVHHIASDGWSIAVILRELAALYRQFSGGEAAQLAPLPIQYADFSVWQRQWLHGDVLASELDWWRHQLAGASSALELPTDKPRPAIQSYRGAVLPIELSRELTQAVKALAQREGATPFMVLLASFQLLLSKYSGQDDISVGSPVANRNRSETEGLIGFFVNTLVFRSQLDGKQSFRELLGQVRLNTLAAYEHQDVPFEKLVEELQPQRDLSRSPLFQVTLTLQNAPEAALALAGLVLEPVPAEINTSKYDFSLLFDEGDRFSGVLNYNTDLFEAATMQGLLRHFAVLLETAVAQPEQSLSTLSALSAHEKQQVLSTWNETARAYPRSASVHALFEQQVARSPDAVAVVSGDEVVTYSQLEERSNQLAHHLRALGVLPGSRVAVRLDRSADLIVSLLAVLKAGASYVPLDKAWPSERLSFVLRESAAGVLISHSDVADDLPAFGAVLLIVDEEASRISRRPTTPIASEVTGDDLAYVMFTSGSTGEPKGVCVPHRGVTRLVSSSFIRFGASEVWLHAAPVAFDASTLEIWGALLHGAKLVLAPPHSLSLEELGAVLVREKVSSLWLTAALFEQMVAHQPEAIAGVRQVLAGGDVLPPHRVREHLARLPEGHVLVNGYGPTENTTFSATHSLRHGDSVSRSVPIGAPLSNSSAFVLDSALQPLPPGVPGELFVGGDGLAWGYLNRADL